In Victivallis sp. Marseille-Q1083, the genomic stretch CTGTCCTGCCACTTGAAGCAGGACAGGATGATCAGCGCATACTGCCCGAGTTGCAGCAGCGCGCCGAAACAGTAGCTCCAACTTAAGACGAGCGCCCAACGGCGTGCTTTGGCATCCTGCGGCGGCGCCAGAATCCGCACCGGCTTGATGACTACCCGGAAATTCCAGAAGAAGTTCCAGCCGGGGATGCACCACAGCGCCAGGCGCCAGAACGGCGGAAGAACGCCGGCATCCGGCGGCAGCATTTGCCAGATAATCTGGTAGAAAGCCAGCTTGAAGTACCACCAGCCGATGAAAACCCCGCCTTCGACCAGAACGAACAGCAGCCACCAGCTGCCCGGGTGGAACATGACGGCGATGCCGCGGGCGAAATGGAACAGGATATAGAAATTGAGCGGCCAGAGAATCAGGAAGGCCAGGCCGAATGCCCAGCTCCAGAAATAAGTGCCGAGCCTGCGGAACCAAACCCACTGCAATTGATTGACTGCCGGCAGCAATTCGGCGAGCGCGCCGTCGGCGAGCGGCCGCTCCTCCGGGGCATTTTCGGCCCGGAGCAAACTACGACCGTTCAGGACGCCGCTTTGCAGCAGTCGAAAGATGTCGTGCAATTTCAAATACTGTCGATTCCAGTAATAGCCCATCTGTTACCTGTCGTGCTGTCCGTTCCTGATCATATTAGTATCATGCCGCCGTCAGTTGTCAATCCCTTTTTCCGGTATGACGCTAAAATAAGACGGATTCTTGGTGAAAATTAGGGAGAAGAGCGCCGTTGAAACCCGAATTTATTGCCGATTTCGCCGAATGGCTTCCTCCAGTGCGGCGCGCATCGCCTCAACCGGCGCCGGCTTCCCGGTCCACAGTTCAAATGATCTGGCTCCCTGGTGCAGCAGCATGCCGCGGCCGTCGGCGACCGGAATGCCCCGCCCGGCGGCCGCCCGCTGAAAGGCGGTCGGATGATAAATCGTATCGAAGCAGCGTTTGGCTTCGGCCAGAACCGTTTCGGATAACGGCGGCGGATCGTCCGGCCGCAACCCCAGGCTGGTGGCCTGGATGACCACCTCGGCGGCCGCAACGGCCCGGCGGACCGCCGGCAGATCCGATGCGGCGACGGCATGACAGCGGCAGGAGGGACAGAGGCCGTTCAGGCGTTCGGCCAGATCGGCCGCTCTGGCGATGGAACGGTTGACGATGAAGAGCTCTTTTGCCCGGTGCGTGGCGAAGTAACCGGCCGCCGCCTGGGCCGCTCCGCCGGCGCCGAGAAAGCAGAAGGCATGGCCGGCCACCGGCAACGCAAAGGCGTCCTGCAGCGCCATCGCCAAACCGTATCCGTCGGTGCTGTCGCCGTACAACCGTCCGGAGCGCACGCTGACGGTGTTGACGCTCTGCACTGTTTCCGCCTCCGGCGTGATTTCATCCAGGGCGGCGATGATTTGCCGTTTGTGCGGCACGGTGACGTTGAAGCCGGCCAGGCGGGTTCTGGCATTGGCGGCAAAGTCATTCAATTCTTCCGGCGGGACCGCGCATTTGCCGTACGGCGCGCCAAGTCGGTAATATTCGAACGCGGCATTCTGGAGCTGCGGCGACAACGAGTGCGCCACCGGCCAGCCGATGACCGCATAGTGACATTGCCAAAGGGATGGATCGGGAATCATCTGAACTACCTGTATTTTTTTCGTTAATATATCGTTAAAAAGAGCGGTTGCCAAAAAAAAATGTAAAAAAGTCGTCAAAATTGACGGCTAAATGCCGCCTGTCGGAGACTGTAACATGGAAAAAACTTTGCCGGATGAATCCCGGCCGCTTTCACGCGGCGGAAACGGGTGGAATCAGGCCTGGCTGGAGTTCATATCGACGGCACGCGGATAACTGCCGAGAATTTTGAACACGGAACAGCGCTGCTCCAGTTCCCGGCAGGCCGCCTGAATGGTGCGTTCTGCCCGGTGACCCAGCAGATCGATAAAGAAGCAGTACTCCCAGTTGTTGCTTTTGGCCGGCCGGCTTTCGATCATCGTCAGGGTCAGGCCGGCGGTTTTGAACGGCGCCAGCGAGTCGTATAACGCGCCCGGCCGGTCTTTGACGATGAAACAGAGCGAGGTTTTGTCGTTGCCGGTCGGAGCCGGCTGCTGGCGGCCGAGCATGAGGAAACGGGTCGTGTTGTTGCTGATGTCCTCGATGTTCTCATCCAGAATGCCGACATTGAAAAGCGCCGCCGCCATCGCGCTGGCCAGCGCTGCGGTTCCCGGCGTTTCGGCGACCAGTCGGGCGGAAGCGGTCGTACTGCTCAACGCCATCTGTTCGGCCTGTGGAAAATGCTGCAGCAGATACTGACGGCATTGCCCCAGCACCTGCGGATGGCTGTAGATGGTCTTGATTTCCGAGGGGGCCGAATTGCTCAGGAGGCAGTGATGGATCGGCAGATTGCTTTCGCCGCAGATGTTCAGGTTGGTGCGCATCAGCGTATCGAGGGTATAGTTGACCGCGCCTTCGGTGGAGTTTTCCACCGGTACGCAGCCGTAGTCGGCCCGTTCGCATTCGATGGCATGGAACACTTCGGCGATGCTGCCGGTGACGCAATATTTGACCCCGTGGCCGAACTGATTGATGGCCGCCTGATGGGAAAATGTGCCTTCCGGGCCGAGAAAGGCGACCCGCAACGGCTGTTCCAGCGCCCGGGCGCCGGAAATGATTTCGCGATAAATGGCGTGCAGCGTCGCCGCCGGCAGCGGCCCCGCATTGCATTCGTCGAGTTTGGCCAACAGGGCTTTTTCCCGTTCCGGCACATAAATCGGCAGATTGTGTTCCTGTTTAAGCCGGCCGACCGCTTTGACGAAAGTGTAGCGTTCGTTCAGCAATTCGAGAATCCGGCGGTCAACCCGGTCGATTTCGTTGCGCAACTGACCGAGCGCCTGATCGAGGTTGTCGTTCATAAATTTTATCATCCGTAAAAAAAAAGTTCCTTAAAAATAGACCGGAAGGCGTGGATAATCAAGCGCCGAATTGTGGAAAAAACCGGTCCGTTTCGGTTGAGGGGGTTGAAATTGAGCATTTTTAAGGTAATTTTAAATACGATAAATTCATGGAAAGTCGAAGGGAGACGAACCGGTATGAAGTTGAAGTGGGTTCGGCATCTGGGTATGGTCGGCGCGGTGGCTCTGGGCATCGGCGGTTGCCGGAGTGCGGCGGTGGCCGACCGTCAGGGCCTGTTGCGTCCGCTGGAACAGGTGGATTTCGATCGGGCCAGGCAGTTGAAAGACATACTGGAAGTCTGTTTGGAGCGCGGTTGTTTTATCGACCGGGAGACATTTGAGTTTTATGGCGGGATGCCGGACGAATTGATGGTCAGGGCGTCCCGGCTGGGATTGACGCGGCTGCATCTGCGGTTGGATATGGCGCGGCTCGGCAGTGATTCTTATTTTGCCGAACTGGCGGCGATGGCGGCGGCGGCCCACCGGCATGACCTGAAAATCAATCTGCTGCTGCGGGAAAGCGCTTTTGATTACCGCCGCAGCGGCAATTGGGCCTGGCGGGAATGGTTCGACTCGCCGGAACAGCAGACCGCCCGGCAGTTGGACCGGCTGCTGGCCTGGCTGCCGGATGGCCGGAGCGGGGAGCGCCTGCCGCTTGACGGACTGACGCTGGAGTTGAGCGCCCACGAATCCGGCCGGCCGGGGGCTTTGTTCAACTGGTATCCGAATGGTTACGGCATCGGCCGGGATAACGACGAACTGATGAAGGCCTCTTTCCAATTTGCCGAACGTCTCCACGATTTGAGCGGCGGCGCTTTGCCGATGACCGTGGTAGTGCCGTACGATTATCACCTGCAGGCCGCATCCGGCAATTTGAGCTGCGGTTCGATTAACGATTTCTGGAAATTCGCCGACCAGGTCATCGTTCTGGCTTTTGCCAACACCAGCACTCAGGTTGAAGCGCAGACGGCGGCGGTTTTGGCCGCGGCGGACAAGCCGGAAGCGGTATTGATCGGGTTGCAGGTGGCCCGGCATCCGGTGGGCGACCGCGACAGCGTGCGCCGCCGGACATTCGGGCAATTTCTCAATGTGCTGGCCGGCGTCACCGATGAGGCGAAAATGCGGCAGTCGTTCGGCGGTGTCAATTTCAGTGACTTTTACAGTCTTGAAAATATCTGGGAATGGTAAAAACGGGGGTTTTATGCGGTGTCCGGAATGCGGATGTCAGGATGATAAAGTGGTGGATTCCCGGGCGGTCAAGGAAGGCGCCGGGGTGCGCCGCCGCCGGGAGTGTCTGAAGTGCGGCCATCGTTTCACTACTTACGAAGGAATTATCCAGGCCGAATTGAAGGTGGTCAAGAAGAATAATATTCTGGAGGATTTCGACCGCGACAAATTGCGGCGCGGCATCGAGAATGCCTGCTACAAACGGGCGGTGCGCATTGAGGACATCGACCGGCTGGTCGATGAGATTTCGACCGGGCTGCAGCGGGATTTCGACAAGGAAGTGACCAGCGCGGAAGTCGGACGCCGGGTAATGGCGGCGTTGAAGGCGCTGGACCAGGTTGCCTATGTGCGGTTCGCTTCCGTCTATCGTAAATTCAAGGACGTCGAGGAGTTCATCGATGAGATTCGCTCCCTGTCCGATCAACCGAAAAGCTGAAAAGTGATCAAACCGGCCGACAATTCCATCATGCTGCTCGGTGTCAACGGCATCGGCACGGTGTTCGAAGTGGATAAGCTGCAGGCGCAGATCATCCATTGTTTTCTGACCGCCGGCTTGCGGGAGAGCTATCTGGCTGAAGATATCGCTCTGGCGGTGGAGCATGCGTTGTCCGCCAGTTCGCGGCCGGAGAAGGTCTTTGCCGAAACCGAGATCAATGCGGCGGTGGTGAAAATTCTTGAGGATGTCGGTTTCCCCGAGGTGGCGGCCATCTTCCGCAGCCTGAACAGTTGTATCGGCGTGACGTTGAGCAGCGAAGGGCAGACGATTGCCGAGCTGATCCGGCGGCATCTGGATGTCGATGAAATGCATCTGAATTATTTGACCGGCCAGGTGCTCAACGCGGCCAAAACGTTGAAAATTTCCACCGCGCCGCCGGCGCTTTATCTCGAACTGGCCAAGTATTACAAATCGCTGATGACTACGGTGCCGTTGGAACTGCATGTCAATGTGACGCGCAGCGGCGGCCGCCGGATGAGCGGCAGTTCGTCGTTGTTGCTGACGCCGGAAATGGTGTACGGCGCTTTGGGACCGCAGGGCAGGCGGCTGATCGACGAGGGAATCGTCCGGCTGCTCGGCGTCGGCAAATTGTTTCCGAGCATCCGGCTGTTTTTCATGATGACCGATTATGTGCGCCATTGCAACTTGGCGGTGCCGGTGGCGGAAATGCTGTTGATTCCGCATTTGTATGAAGCGGCGGAGGTCCTGCGCGACTGCTGCCGGGCGGCCAATACGCTGTACGGGGCCGAGGTGAAGGAACATGCCGGTTCGCTGCCGGTTTATTTGACGGTGCCGGATCTGTCGCGGTTCGCCATCGAGCAGTTGCAGGGAAGCTGGCCGGAGTCGAAGGGAACTTGCCTGGAATTGCTGGAGCCGTTGCGGCAGAGCATCGGCGGGGCGGTTTTTAAGCTGAAAGTGAATTGAAAAACCGCCGACGGCGATCCGGCGGGCGGGGGGGTTCGTGTGAAAACGGCGGAGCTGGTGGGGGGCAACTTTTGAGGAGCTCGATATGATAATTGGATTGATCGACTACAGCATCGGCAATTTGCTCAGTGTGTTCAAGGCGGTGGAGCAGGTCGCCGGGGCCGGCGCGGTCCGGATTTTCGACCGGGCGGCGGAACTGGAACGGTTCGACGCGTTGATCCTGCCGGGAGTCGGCAATTTCGGCGACGGCATGGAGCAGTTGAACCGGAGCGGTTTTGCCGGGCCGTTGCGGGAATGGGCGCGCCGCCGGAAGCCGCTGCTGGGAATTTGCCTCGGGATGCAGTTGCTGCTGGAAAGCAGCGAAGAAGCGCCCGGCGTAGTCGGGCTGGGAGTAGTGCCGGGCAAAGTGGTACGTTTCCCGGAAGGCGGCGAGAAGGTGCCGCACATGGGCTGGAATCAATTGCGGATCCGGCGGCATCATCCGTTGCTGGCCG encodes the following:
- the nrdR gene encoding transcriptional regulator NrdR, which translates into the protein MRCPECGCQDDKVVDSRAVKEGAGVRRRRECLKCGHRFTTYEGIIQAELKVVKKNNILEDFDRDKLRRGIENACYKRAVRIEDIDRLVDEISTGLQRDFDKEVTSAEVGRRVMAALKALDQVAYVRFASVYRKFKDVEEFIDEIRSLSDQPKS
- the aroE gene encoding shikimate dehydrogenase; its protein translation is MIPDPSLWQCHYAVIGWPVAHSLSPQLQNAAFEYYRLGAPYGKCAVPPEELNDFAANARTRLAGFNVTVPHKRQIIAALDEITPEAETVQSVNTVSVRSGRLYGDSTDGYGLAMALQDAFALPVAGHAFCFLGAGGAAQAAAGYFATHRAKELFIVNRSIARAADLAERLNGLCPSCRCHAVAASDLPAVRRAVAAAEVVIQATSLGLRPDDPPPLSETVLAEAKRCFDTIYHPTAFQRAAAGRGIPVADGRGMLLHQGARSFELWTGKPAPVEAMRAALEEAIRRNRQ
- the hisH gene encoding imidazole glycerol phosphate synthase subunit HisH, whose amino-acid sequence is MIIGLIDYSIGNLLSVFKAVEQVAGAGAVRIFDRAAELERFDALILPGVGNFGDGMEQLNRSGFAGPLREWARRRKPLLGICLGMQLLLESSEEAPGVVGLGVVPGKVVRFPEGGEKVPHMGWNQLRIRRHHPLLAGLSDLSYFYFVHSYYVAPADPEWTLGSCEYILDFPAVIGRGRVGATQFHPEKSQTAGLTLLKNFVRLAGQDGEA
- the pheA gene encoding prephenate dehydratase, whose product is MNDNLDQALGQLRNEIDRVDRRILELLNERYTFVKAVGRLKQEHNLPIYVPEREKALLAKLDECNAGPLPAATLHAIYREIISGARALEQPLRVAFLGPEGTFSHQAAINQFGHGVKYCVTGSIAEVFHAIECERADYGCVPVENSTEGAVNYTLDTLMRTNLNICGESNLPIHHCLLSNSAPSEIKTIYSHPQVLGQCRQYLLQHFPQAEQMALSSTTASARLVAETPGTAALASAMAAALFNVGILDENIEDISNNTTRFLMLGRQQPAPTGNDKTSLCFIVKDRPGALYDSLAPFKTAGLTLTMIESRPAKSNNWEYCFFIDLLGHRAERTIQAACRELEQRCSVFKILGSYPRAVDMNSSQA